One segment of Mycolicibacterium baixiangningiae DNA contains the following:
- a CDS encoding TetR/AcrR family transcriptional regulator, whose translation MPLTRAGRPRLNTARRPGMTARDEILDAAGELFTTLGYASTSTRHIAELVGIRQASLYHYFNTKDDILCALLSQTVSPTLGFIPSLLGAQPALTAAEHLHALAAFDGGQLLSGRWNLGALYLLPELRDARLEPFWSDRERLRLHYLALSRGVVEQTGVHEAATDLPFRLVESLVNMWSLASGPQRDELPVHVADACLRVLGIPDGATAALRARSTDVVAGYTRSLSALPVTPLR comes from the coding sequence ATGCCGCTCACCCGGGCCGGTCGTCCGCGCCTCAACACCGCACGGCGTCCGGGGATGACCGCCCGCGACGAAATCCTCGATGCCGCAGGCGAATTGTTCACCACGCTCGGGTACGCGAGCACCTCGACCCGCCACATCGCGGAACTGGTCGGCATCCGGCAGGCGTCGCTGTACCACTATTTCAACACCAAAGACGACATCCTGTGCGCCCTGCTGAGCCAGACGGTCAGCCCCACCCTGGGATTCATCCCGAGCCTGCTCGGAGCGCAACCGGCGCTGACCGCCGCGGAACACCTGCACGCGTTGGCCGCCTTCGACGGCGGCCAACTGCTCAGCGGCCGGTGGAATCTCGGCGCGCTGTACCTGCTGCCCGAGCTGAGGGATGCGCGGCTCGAACCGTTCTGGTCGGACCGCGAACGGCTGCGGTTGCACTATCTCGCGCTCAGCCGTGGAGTCGTCGAACAGACCGGCGTGCACGAGGCGGCAACGGATCTGCCGTTCCGGCTGGTCGAATCCCTGGTGAACATGTGGTCGCTCGCCTCGGGCCCGCAGCGCGACGAGCTTCCGGTCCACGTGGCCGACGCCTGCCTGCGGGTGCTCGGGATACCCGACGGGGCGACCGCCGCGCTGCGGGCCCGTAGCACCGACGTGGTGGCTGGCTATACGCGCTCGCTGAGTGCACTGCCCGTGACGCCGCTCAGGTAG
- the atzF gene encoding allophanate hydrolase produces the protein MTAVERVRAAYTTLENVARPEIWIFVRPFAEAMADAEAVDAAVAAGDELPLAGLTVAVKNNVDIAGLPTTAACPGYATAVADTDAPVVARLRAAGAVVIGATNLDQFATGLVGTRSPHGAVRNAQRPDHISGGSSSGSAVAVALGIVDVAIGTDTAGSGRVPAALQGIVGIKPTYGVVPTDGVVPACRSYDCVTVLARDVDTADAAMGVMAGGPGTRPFPPDAPLAAPAEPLVAVPRELPGLSPAWRRAFAAARVRLESQGVTVREIDLNPFLEAARLLYDGGLVAERHEAVGDFVDTHRDEVDPTVGAIISAAGTVPATRLLRDRVRLTELTAVAMAELGDCDALLIPTTTEHPTIAEVEADPVGVNSRLGTYTNFCNLMDMCAVAVPSGTVDGAQFGVSLVARSGADAVALDLARRVTTLDATNPVVQQTPWPIHAGLAATPILVVGAHLRDQPLAWQLDERGARWLGRAVTAPLYRLARLDTTPPKPGLVRVGAETGTAIGGELWLLGTAMLGDFLAALPAPMMLGRVTLSDGTEVVGFGCALDAWQAGEDISLYGDWRRYLSGVTGSALSERV, from the coding sequence ATGACGGCCGTCGAGCGCGTCCGCGCCGCCTACACCACGCTCGAGAACGTCGCGCGGCCGGAGATCTGGATCTTTGTGCGTCCCTTCGCTGAGGCGATGGCCGACGCCGAGGCCGTCGACGCCGCCGTCGCCGCGGGGGATGAGCTCCCACTGGCCGGGCTGACCGTCGCGGTGAAGAACAACGTGGACATCGCGGGCCTGCCCACCACGGCGGCATGTCCGGGCTATGCGACCGCGGTGGCCGATACCGACGCGCCGGTGGTCGCGCGGCTGCGCGCGGCGGGTGCGGTGGTGATCGGCGCGACCAACCTCGATCAGTTCGCGACCGGGCTGGTCGGCACGCGCAGCCCACACGGCGCCGTGCGCAACGCCCAGCGCCCCGACCACATCTCGGGCGGATCGAGTTCCGGATCGGCGGTCGCGGTGGCACTCGGCATCGTCGACGTCGCCATCGGCACCGACACCGCCGGATCCGGGCGGGTGCCCGCGGCCCTACAGGGCATCGTCGGCATCAAACCCACCTACGGTGTGGTGCCCACCGACGGTGTGGTGCCGGCCTGCCGTTCCTATGACTGCGTCACCGTCCTCGCCCGCGATGTGGACACCGCCGACGCCGCCATGGGCGTGATGGCGGGCGGTCCTGGGACGCGACCGTTCCCACCCGATGCCCCGCTCGCCGCGCCGGCCGAACCCCTCGTGGCCGTGCCCCGCGAACTGCCCGGTCTCTCGCCGGCCTGGCGGCGTGCATTCGCTGCGGCCAGGGTCCGCCTCGAGAGCCAGGGGGTGACGGTGCGCGAGATCGATCTGAACCCGTTCCTCGAGGCGGCGCGACTGCTGTACGACGGCGGCCTGGTGGCCGAGCGACACGAAGCGGTCGGCGATTTCGTCGACACCCACCGTGACGAGGTCGATCCGACCGTCGGCGCGATCATCTCGGCGGCCGGTACGGTGCCGGCGACCCGGCTGCTCCGCGACCGGGTACGCCTCACCGAACTCACCGCGGTGGCGATGGCCGAACTCGGCGACTGCGATGCGCTGCTCATCCCGACCACCACCGAACACCCGACGATCGCCGAGGTGGAGGCTGATCCCGTCGGGGTCAACTCCCGACTGGGCACCTACACGAACTTCTGCAACCTCATGGACATGTGCGCGGTCGCCGTACCGTCCGGAACCGTCGACGGGGCGCAGTTCGGCGTCTCACTCGTCGCGCGCAGCGGTGCCGATGCGGTGGCACTCGACCTCGCGCGCCGTGTCACCACACTCGATGCCACGAATCCCGTTGTGCAACAAACACCGTGGCCGATCCACGCGGGTCTGGCGGCCACACCGATCCTCGTGGTGGGGGCACACCTGCGTGACCAACCGCTGGCCTGGCAACTCGACGAGCGCGGGGCCCGGTGGCTCGGCCGGGCGGTGACCGCACCGCTGTACCGGCTGGCGCGCCTGGACACCACCCCACCCAAACCGGGTCTGGTGCGGGTGGGAGCCGAAACCGGTACGGCGATCGGCGGTGAACTGTGGCTGCTCGGGACGGCGATGCTCGGGGACTTCCTCGCGGCGCTGCCGGCGCCGATGATGCTGGGCCGGGTCACGCTGTCGGACGGCACGGAGGTCGTCGGATTCGGGTGCGCGCTCGACGCCTGGCAGGCCGGTGAGGACATCTCGTTGTACGGGGACTGGCGGCGCTACCTGAGCGGCGTCACGGGCAGTGCACTCAGCGAGCGCGTATAG
- the uca gene encoding urea carboxylase — MTTALIANRGEIAVRLVRSAQRLGLRTVAVFSDADRGAPHVRLADHAVRLGPSTPADSYLRIDAILDAARETGADMIHPGYGFLSEDGDFAAAVETAGMVFVGPTPDQLRVFGTKHTARAAARAAGVPVFPGSDLLADAADALHAADGIGYPVMLKATGGGGGIGMQVCHNAIELRAAFERVARLAERSFGTAGVFVERFVETARHVEVQIFGDGRGHVVSLGDRDCSLQRRNQKVLEEAPAPALPDPVRALLHESSRALAASVDYRSAGTVEFVYDPVREQASFLEVNARLQVEHPVTEAVTGIDLAAWMFRLGCGETDMLAPYLPTGAVPVKGHAVEARLYAEDPSRDHRPSTGTVTAVSFPDDVRVDTWVEDGTEVSSFYDPLLAKVIATGPAREQAFGRLGDALGHTVLHGIETNIGALQAAVTHRDVITARHSTATLADVTDPRARITVERPGLLTTVQDLPGRIGLWHIGVPPSGPMDDLSFRLGNRALGNPDGAAGLECTASGPALRASHPTTVCVTGAECLVTVDGRPVPMWEPVEIPAGGVLDVGAAETVGLRTYVLVAGGFDIPAYLGSASTFTLGRFGGHGGRPLVVGDVLRAARPVTGAVGRAAVTPDMRPALVSHWELAVTEGPHGAPEFFTREDIDTLFAAEYRVHFNSARTGVRLEGPRPRWARADGGDAGLHPSNIHDTPYSVGALDFTGDTPILLGPDGPSLGGFVCPVTVVAADRWKLGQLRPGDTVRFVPVRAADAPARTEVGGERRPAAPTVLTSGGDGDDGVLARRDGQPSVTYRRSGDDNVLVEYGEMVLDLALRARVHALHTRLADARAAGIVDLTPGIRSLQIHVDPQQLAIDRLLGLLTELEDDLPATSDLVVPSRSVRLPLSWDDPATREAIARYMSGVRDDAPWCPSNIEFIRRVNGLATQADVADTVFAAEYLTLGLGDVYLGAPVATPLDPRHRLVTTKYNPARTWTAENSVGIGGAYLCIYGMEGPGGYQFVGRTTQVWSTYRHTAPFEPGSPWLLRFFDRISWYPVSAEELLDLRADLAAGRGTVEITDGTFSLDEHERFLARNADSIAEFRARQSAAFSAERSAWAAAGEFDRAERAQSQATADTADLVLDDGAQRVDAPFSSNVWKVDVAVGERVAAGQALLALEAMKMETVVTAPADGVVTHVLVEAGHQVEPGTPLVVLGAEQDVAEIPA, encoded by the coding sequence GTGACGACTGCGCTGATCGCCAACCGCGGCGAGATCGCGGTACGGCTCGTCCGGTCCGCGCAGCGGCTCGGGTTGCGCACCGTGGCGGTGTTCTCCGACGCCGATCGCGGCGCCCCGCACGTGCGCCTCGCCGACCACGCCGTCCGCCTCGGGCCGTCCACGCCGGCCGACAGTTATCTGCGGATCGACGCCATCCTGGACGCCGCGCGGGAAACCGGCGCGGACATGATCCACCCCGGGTACGGATTCCTTTCGGAAGACGGCGATTTCGCTGCTGCGGTGGAGACCGCGGGGATGGTCTTCGTGGGTCCGACACCCGACCAGCTGCGCGTATTCGGCACCAAGCACACCGCCAGGGCGGCGGCCCGGGCAGCCGGGGTCCCGGTCTTCCCGGGCTCGGACCTGCTCGCCGACGCCGCCGATGCGCTGCACGCCGCGGACGGCATCGGCTATCCGGTGATGCTCAAGGCGACCGGGGGAGGAGGCGGTATCGGCATGCAGGTGTGCCACAACGCCATCGAACTCCGCGCGGCCTTCGAGCGGGTCGCGCGCCTGGCCGAGCGCAGCTTCGGCACGGCCGGCGTGTTCGTGGAGCGCTTCGTCGAAACCGCCCGCCACGTCGAGGTGCAGATCTTCGGCGACGGACGAGGCCACGTCGTCTCACTGGGCGACCGCGACTGCTCCCTGCAGCGGCGCAACCAGAAGGTGCTCGAGGAGGCCCCGGCGCCGGCGCTGCCCGATCCCGTCCGTGCGCTGCTGCACGAATCGTCACGCGCGCTGGCCGCCTCGGTGGACTACCGGTCGGCGGGCACCGTCGAGTTCGTCTACGATCCGGTCCGAGAGCAGGCGTCGTTCCTCGAGGTCAACGCCCGGCTCCAGGTCGAACACCCGGTGACCGAGGCTGTCACCGGAATCGACCTCGCCGCGTGGATGTTCCGCCTCGGCTGTGGCGAAACAGACATGTTGGCACCGTACTTGCCGACGGGTGCGGTGCCGGTGAAAGGTCATGCGGTCGAGGCCCGGCTCTACGCCGAGGACCCCTCGCGCGATCACCGGCCGAGCACCGGAACCGTCACCGCGGTGTCCTTCCCCGACGATGTGCGGGTGGACACCTGGGTCGAGGACGGAACGGAGGTGTCGTCGTTCTACGATCCGCTGCTGGCCAAGGTGATCGCCACCGGACCCGCACGTGAGCAGGCGTTCGGGCGTCTGGGCGATGCGCTGGGACACACTGTGCTGCACGGTATCGAGACCAACATCGGCGCACTGCAGGCGGCGGTGACCCATCGTGACGTCATCACCGCGCGGCACAGCACCGCGACGTTGGCCGACGTCACCGACCCGCGGGCCCGCATCACCGTCGAGCGACCGGGGCTGCTGACCACGGTTCAGGACCTGCCCGGCCGAATCGGACTGTGGCACATCGGTGTCCCGCCGAGCGGTCCGATGGACGATCTGTCCTTCCGGCTCGGTAACCGCGCGCTCGGCAACCCCGACGGCGCAGCGGGACTCGAGTGCACCGCCTCCGGACCGGCGCTGCGTGCCAGCCACCCCACCACCGTGTGCGTCACCGGCGCTGAGTGCCTGGTCACCGTCGACGGCCGGCCCGTCCCGATGTGGGAGCCTGTCGAGATCCCGGCCGGGGGAGTGCTCGACGTCGGCGCGGCGGAGACGGTGGGTCTACGCACCTACGTCCTCGTCGCCGGCGGTTTCGACATACCCGCCTACCTGGGCAGCGCGTCGACGTTCACGCTCGGGAGATTCGGCGGCCACGGGGGGCGGCCGCTGGTGGTCGGTGACGTCCTGCGGGCCGCGCGCCCGGTCACCGGCGCGGTCGGGCGCGCAGCGGTCACCCCCGACATGCGCCCCGCCCTGGTCTCGCACTGGGAACTGGCCGTGACCGAGGGACCACACGGGGCGCCGGAGTTCTTCACCCGCGAGGACATCGACACCCTCTTCGCCGCGGAATACCGCGTGCACTTCAACTCCGCACGAACCGGAGTACGCCTCGAAGGGCCCAGGCCGCGGTGGGCGCGGGCCGACGGCGGTGACGCCGGACTCCATCCGTCGAACATCCACGACACCCCGTATTCGGTTGGCGCACTCGACTTCACCGGTGACACCCCGATCCTGCTGGGACCCGACGGACCCAGTCTCGGCGGCTTCGTCTGCCCGGTGACCGTCGTGGCCGCCGACCGGTGGAAGCTCGGGCAGCTGCGCCCCGGTGACACCGTGCGGTTCGTGCCGGTTCGCGCCGCCGACGCGCCGGCGCGGACGGAGGTGGGCGGCGAGCGTCGGCCCGCCGCACCGACGGTGCTCACCAGCGGCGGCGACGGCGACGACGGTGTGCTGGCCCGGCGCGACGGGCAACCGTCGGTCACCTACCGCCGCAGCGGTGACGACAACGTGCTGGTCGAGTACGGCGAGATGGTGCTCGATCTGGCGTTGCGCGCCCGAGTGCACGCGCTGCACACCCGGCTGGCCGATGCGCGAGCTGCCGGGATCGTCGACCTCACCCCGGGTATCCGCTCGCTCCAGATCCATGTCGACCCGCAGCAACTGGCGATCGACCGACTGCTCGGCCTGCTGACCGAACTCGAAGACGATCTGCCCGCCACCTCCGACCTCGTGGTGCCGAGCCGGTCGGTGCGGCTCCCGCTGAGTTGGGACGACCCCGCGACCCGCGAGGCGATCGCACGCTACATGTCGGGAGTGCGCGACGACGCCCCCTGGTGCCCGTCGAACATCGAGTTCATCCGGCGCGTCAACGGCCTGGCCACCCAGGCCGATGTCGCCGACACCGTGTTCGCCGCCGAATACCTGACCCTCGGACTCGGTGACGTGTATCTCGGTGCGCCGGTGGCGACTCCGCTCGATCCACGCCACCGCCTGGTGACCACGAAGTACAACCCCGCCCGCACCTGGACCGCGGAGAACTCCGTCGGGATCGGCGGCGCCTATCTGTGCATCTACGGGATGGAAGGTCCCGGCGGCTACCAGTTCGTCGGCCGGACGACACAGGTATGGAGCACCTACCGCCACACCGCACCGTTCGAACCCGGCAGCCCGTGGCTGCTGCGGTTCTTCGACCGCATCTCCTGGTATCCGGTGTCCGCCGAGGAACTGCTCGACCTGCGCGCCGATCTCGCCGCGGGCCGCGGCACCGTCGAGATCACCGACGGCACGTTCTCCCTCGACGAGCACGAGCGCTTCCTCGCACGAAACGCCGACTCCATCGCGGAGTTCCGCGCCCGCCAGAGCGCGGCGTTCTCCGCGGAGCGCTCGGCGTGGGCGGCGGCAGGGGAGTTCGACCGCGCCGAGCGTGCGCAGTCGCAGGCCACCGCCGACACCGCCGACCTCGTCCTCGACGACGGCGCCCAGCGGGTGGATGCGCCGTTCTCGTCGAATGTGTGGAAAGTCGATGTGGCCGTGGGGGAGCGCGTGGCGGCCGGACAGGCACTGCTGGCATTGGAGGCGATGAAGATGGAGACCGTCGTGACCGCACCGGCGGACGGTGTGGTGACCCATGTGCTCGTCGAGGCGGGCCACCAGGTGGAACCAGGAACGCCCCTGGTCGTGCTCGGCGCGGAGCAGGACGTCGCGGAGATCCCGGCATGA